In the genome of Rhizobium rhizogenes, one region contains:
- a CDS encoding cytochrome c1 codes for MKTLLTSIALIAAIGCSSAAFAAEESHDLATKTEHAIAGGHFPVIKPEEQSWSFAGPFGKYDKGQLQRGLKVYKEVCSACHSMNLVSFRTLGDLGYSEDQVKAFAAEYEVQDGPNADGEMYNRKAVPSDHFPSPFPNHEAAAAANGGAAPPDMSLLAKARGVERGFPQFIIDMIPIVGGYQEGGPDYIHALLTGYQDPPAGVEVSEGTHFNPYFVSAASLKMAPPISADQVTYDDGAPQTVDQYSKDVSAFLMWAAEPHLEQRKRTGFMVMVFLFIFTALIYLTKKSVYANKEH; via the coding sequence ATGAAGACGCTTCTCACGAGCATCGCGCTTATCGCCGCCATCGGCTGTTCCTCCGCCGCCTTTGCGGCCGAGGAGAGCCATGACCTTGCCACCAAGACCGAACATGCGATTGCCGGCGGCCACTTCCCGGTGATCAAGCCCGAGGAACAGAGCTGGTCCTTTGCTGGACCTTTCGGCAAATACGACAAGGGCCAGCTGCAGCGCGGTCTCAAGGTCTATAAGGAAGTCTGCTCCGCCTGCCATTCGATGAACCTTGTTTCCTTCCGCACGCTGGGAGATCTCGGTTATTCGGAAGACCAGGTGAAGGCCTTCGCTGCCGAATATGAGGTGCAGGACGGACCAAATGCCGATGGCGAAATGTATAATCGTAAGGCTGTGCCTTCCGATCATTTCCCTTCGCCGTTCCCGAACCATGAAGCGGCTGCCGCCGCCAATGGCGGGGCCGCACCGCCCGACATGTCGCTGCTTGCCAAGGCACGCGGCGTGGAGCGCGGATTCCCGCAATTCATCATCGACATGATCCCGATCGTCGGCGGTTATCAGGAAGGCGGCCCGGATTATATCCACGCGCTGCTGACCGGATATCAGGACCCGCCGGCCGGCGTCGAAGTTTCGGAAGGCACGCACTTCAACCCGTATTTCGTCAGCGCGGCGTCGCTGAAGATGGCGCCGCCGATCAGTGCCGATCAGGTGACCTATGACGACGGTGCACCGCAGACCGTGGATCAATATTCCAAGGACGTCTCCGCTTTCCTGATGTGGGCGGCGGAACCGCATCTGGAACAACGCAAGCGCACCGGCTTCATGGTCATGGTGTTCCTGTTCATCTTCACGGCGCTGATCTATCTCACCAAGAAGTCGGTCTACGCCAACAAGGAACATTGA
- a CDS encoding cytochrome b N-terminal domain-containing protein yields the protein MSGHSSYQPSTGIERWIDSRLPLPRLIYDSFVAYPVPRNLNYAYTFGAMLSVMLIVQILTGVVLAMHYAAETTVAFNSVEKIMRDVNHGWLLRYMHANGASFFFIAVYLHIARGLYYGSYKAPREILWILGCVIYLLMMATGFMGYVLPWGQMSFWGATVITGFFTAFPLVGEWIQQFLLGGFAVDNPTLNRFFALHYLLPFMIAGVVILHIWALHVTGQTNPTGVEVKSKTDTVPFTPYATLKDALGVSVFLIAYAWFIFYMPNFLGHPDNYIMADPLKTPAHIVPEWYYLPFYAMLRAITFNIGPIDSKLGGVLVMFGAIIVLFFLPWLDTSKVRSAVYRPWYKMFFWVFVANAILLGWLGSRPAEGMYVVMSQLGTLYYFGFFLVIMPILGLVETPRRIPNSITEAVLEKNAAKRGAAPAAAEV from the coding sequence ATGAGTGGTCATTCCAGTTATCAGCCGTCCACCGGCATCGAAAGGTGGATCGATTCGCGGCTTCCCTTGCCGCGCTTGATCTATGACAGCTTCGTTGCCTATCCTGTCCCGCGTAACCTGAACTACGCCTATACCTTCGGCGCGATGCTTTCCGTCATGCTGATCGTGCAGATCCTCACCGGCGTCGTGCTTGCCATGCATTATGCCGCTGAAACGACGGTTGCCTTCAATTCCGTCGAAAAGATCATGCGTGACGTCAACCACGGCTGGCTGCTGCGCTACATGCATGCCAACGGCGCGTCGTTCTTCTTCATCGCGGTCTATCTTCACATTGCCCGCGGTCTTTATTACGGATCCTACAAGGCGCCGCGCGAAATCCTCTGGATTCTCGGCTGCGTGATCTATCTGCTGATGATGGCAACGGGCTTCATGGGCTACGTGCTTCCCTGGGGTCAGATGTCCTTCTGGGGTGCGACCGTCATCACCGGCTTCTTCACGGCGTTCCCGCTCGTGGGTGAATGGATCCAGCAGTTCCTGCTCGGCGGCTTTGCGGTGGACAATCCGACGCTCAACCGCTTCTTTGCGCTCCACTATCTGCTGCCGTTCATGATTGCGGGTGTCGTCATCCTGCACATCTGGGCGCTGCATGTGACCGGCCAGACCAATCCGACCGGCGTGGAAGTGAAGAGCAAGACCGATACGGTTCCTTTCACGCCCTATGCGACGCTGAAGGATGCGCTCGGCGTTTCGGTGTTCCTCATCGCCTATGCCTGGTTCATCTTCTACATGCCGAACTTCCTCGGCCACCCCGATAACTACATCATGGCGGATCCGCTGAAGACGCCGGCGCATATCGTGCCGGAATGGTACTATCTGCCGTTCTACGCGATGCTGCGCGCCATTACCTTCAATATCGGGCCGATCGATTCCAAGCTCGGTGGCGTTCTCGTCATGTTCGGCGCGATCATCGTGCTGTTCTTCCTGCCCTGGCTCGATACGTCGAAGGTTCGCTCCGCCGTTTATCGCCCCTGGTACAAGATGTTCTTCTGGGTGTTCGTGGCCAACGCCATCTTGCTCGGCTGGCTGGGTTCGCGCCCTGCGGAAGGCATGTATGTCGTCATGTCGCAGCTGGGAACGCTGTATTATTTCGGGTTCTTCCTCGTCATCATGCCGATCCTCGGTCTGGTGGAAACGCCGCGGCGTATTCCGAATTCGATTACCGAGGCCGTTCTCGAAAAGAACGCGGCCAAGAGGGGTGCCGCGCCAGCGGCCGCCGAAGTCTGA
- the petA gene encoding ubiquinol-cytochrome c reductase iron-sulfur subunit, whose amino-acid sequence MSEHVTNHDASGEPTRRDFLYLVTGMTGVVGAAAVAWPFIDQMRPDASTLALASIEVDVAAVEPGMSLTVKWRGKPIFIRNRTEKEIEEAKAVALGDLKDPVARNANIAVDAQATDIDRSAGEGKENWIVMIGSCTHLGCVPLGQAGDFGGWFCPCHGSHYDTAGRIRKGPAPENLAIPTFAFTSDTVIKIG is encoded by the coding sequence GTGAGCGAGCACGTAACCAATCACGACGCCTCGGGTGAACCGACCCGTCGCGATTTTCTATATCTAGTAACCGGAATGACGGGCGTCGTTGGCGCCGCTGCAGTCGCATGGCCTTTCATCGACCAGATGCGTCCCGATGCATCGACGCTGGCGCTCGCTTCCATCGAGGTTGACGTGGCGGCGGTCGAGCCGGGCATGTCGCTGACGGTGAAGTGGCGCGGTAAGCCGATTTTCATCCGCAACCGCACGGAAAAGGAAATCGAGGAAGCCAAGGCCGTCGCCCTTGGCGATCTCAAGGATCCGGTGGCACGCAATGCCAACATCGCTGTCGACGCGCAGGCGACGGATATCGACCGTTCCGCCGGTGAGGGCAAGGAAAACTGGATCGTCATGATCGGTTCCTGCACCCATCTCGGTTGCGTTCCGCTCGGCCAGGCCGGCGATTTCGGCGGATGGTTCTGTCCCTGCCATGGCTCGCACTACGATACGGCGGGCCGCATACGTAAGGGTCCGGCGCCGGAAAACCTCGCCATCCCGACATTTGCATTCACATCCGATACCGTGATCAAGATCGGATAA